Proteins from a genomic interval of Nitrosomonas sp.:
- a CDS encoding hotdog fold thioesterase — protein MTENKTIWFKDYTLEYLEGLRNANMGVHIGIHFSEIGPDFLTAHMPVDHRTTQPFGILHGGASCVLSETLGSVAAWMTIDPEIHRAVGIEINANHIRAVTQGNVIGICKPMHVGKRTQVWQTEISEVATGKRVAVSRLTVAIIEQGSLSTQKEAVHLKKQ, from the coding sequence ATGACAGAGAATAAAACCATCTGGTTCAAGGATTACACGCTGGAATATCTGGAAGGATTGCGCAACGCCAACATGGGCGTGCACATCGGTATTCACTTTAGTGAAATCGGCCCGGATTTTCTAACGGCGCATATGCCAGTTGATCATCGTACTACGCAGCCATTTGGCATTCTGCACGGTGGTGCCAGCTGTGTCTTGTCGGAAACACTGGGTAGTGTCGCTGCATGGATGACGATTGATCCCGAGATTCATCGAGCGGTCGGTATTGAGATCAATGCCAATCATATTCGTGCTGTCACCCAGGGTAATGTCATCGGAATCTGCAAACCTATGCATGTCGGTAAGCGCACTCAAGTCTGGCAAACCGAGATTAGCGAAGTTGCTACCGGCAAGCGTGTTGCTGTGTCCCGATTGACTGTAGCCATTATCGAACAAGGCTCGCTGAGCACTCAGAAAGAAGCAGTGCACTTAAAAAAACAGTGA